One Setaria viridis chromosome 3, Setaria_viridis_v4.0, whole genome shotgun sequence DNA window includes the following coding sequences:
- the LOC117849350 gene encoding putative F-box protein At2g02030, with translation MVRPDKRRRRVTAATIPDDLLISEVLVRLPAKSLGRCRCVCRSWRSSIAGATFVRRHLELSHAAPRSVLAIPRRINRFDDHATSSEISFHRLPLPPPGHAPGILHSELLLEKAWPEGITCLILPAHCDGLVAIATVTDRVFVCNPATTEFLALPVGSHNAELDHCDYLVPRVALGFDQWRNRYVVARYFYRIYGEPFVDEVTGEYHGAPDHDVGHEVFTLGGDSWELTQDPPHPVGVHQPTCTRRAFYWHADEPQPRLMRFSLQNRAFDVVRRPPTGWNPDVDDMAGLDDGKRLCYVHAEAEASFQVWMADDDEGPELQWSLRWRIDLRDPVPSLNYSLMPVIADGDTLVAVAGGTMWRYDVQNEGEEEVVVELHNVRYGRQDGSVYYYKGPPSFEHYIVPYVESLVSPRACNV, from the coding sequence ATGGTTCGCCCGgacaagcgccgccgccgggtcacGGCCGCTACCATCCCGGACGACCTACTGATTTCCGAGGTACTGGTCCGCCTCCCCGCAAAGTCCCTAGGGCGCTGCAGGTGCGTGTGCCGCTCCTGGCGCTCCAGcatcgccggcgccaccttcgtccgccgccacctcgagCTGTCCCACGCGGCGCCTCGCTCCGTGCTCGCCATCCCTCGCAGGATCAATCGTTTCGACGACCACGCCACGTCCTCGGAGATCAGCTTCCACCGCCTCCCGCTACCACCGCCAGGACATGCTCCGGGCATCCTCCACTCGGAGCTCCTCCTCGAGAAGGCGTGGCCCGAGGGCATCACGTGCCTCATCCTCCCGGCGCACTGCGACGGCCTGGTCGCCATCGCCACGGTCACGGACAGGGTCTTCGTGTGCAACCCGGCCACGACAGAGTTCCTCGCGCTGCCGGTCGGCAGCCACAACGCCGAGCTGGATCACTGTGACTACCTGGTACCGAGGGTGGCCCTCGGCTTCGACCAGTGGCGCAACCGCTACGTCGTCGCCAGGTACTTCTACCGGATATACGGCGAGCCGTTCGTCGACGAGGTCACCGGCGAGTACCACGGCGCCCCGGACCACGACGTCGGCCACGAGGTGTTCACGCTCGGCGGCGACTCCTGGGAGCTCACGCAGGACCCGCCGCACCCCGTCGGAGTTCATCAGCCGACATGCACGCGGCGGGCCTTCTACTGGCACGCCGACGAGCCGCAGCCCCGGCTGATGCGGTTCAGCCTGCAGAACAGGGCGTTCGACGTGGTGCGCCGCCCTCCGACCGGCTGGAACCCCGACGTCGACGACATGGCGGGCCTGGACGACGGAAAGCGGCTGTGCTACGTCCAcgccgaggcggaggcgtcGTTCCAGGTCTGGAtggcggacgacgacgaggggcCTGAGCTGCAATGGTCGCTGCGGTGGCGCATAGATCTCCGCGACCCGGTACCCTCTCTCAACTACAGCTTAATGCCGGTTATCGCCGACGGGGACACGCTggtggccgtcgccggcggcacgATGTGGAGGTACGACGTGCAGAACGAAGGTGAGGAGGAAGTGGTGGTGGAGCTGCACAACGTGCGGTACGGGCGGCAGGACGGGTCCGTGTATTATTATAAGGGCCCACCATCGTTCGAACACTATATTGTGCCTTACGTCGAGAGTTTGGTCTCGCCTAGAGCATGTAATGTATAA